The Brassica rapa cultivar Chiifu-401-42 chromosome A10, CAAS_Brap_v3.01, whole genome shotgun sequence genome segment CCATTCACCAGTAGTCACCGCAAGAGCAAACTCCATCATGAAAATGATGGAACCGGTTCATATCTCGGATGACAAGATCTCGCTTCACGATACTCGATATCACTTTCATAGCACTGTGGCAATCAGAGCATATCCGTAGATTCTTGATGATCAATATGCGGTTTCTTGATAACGGCATTCGAACGAGCCCAAACGCCAGAGCCAACCTCTCGCTGTGAAACCACAATCTCTTATCCTTCTCTTCATCATCCATATCGTGCAGGACGGCATTCCTATCAGGAACATAGCCAGCTCGTTTTGCTTTCCTGTTAAGCCACTCCAGCATCCCATTTACGAGCTTCATATCCGGATGATGCGATAACCTTCCCACACTGAAGTAATGCACGTCTCCTTGATGTTCTATCCAACTTAAGCCAGGTTCCTTCTTTACACCTCTCTCCTTCATGCTTCTCCTAACGGAGGCAACATTTGCCCATTCCTTTGCACCTGCGTACATGTTTGATAACAGAACATACGTCGCCTCATCCATTGGATCGATCTTTAGTATTTCCTCTGCTGCTCTCCTTGCAAAATCCACATTGTTCTGATCGATCGAGGCGCTGAGCATTGCCCGCCAGATCATAACGCTAGGCTCATATGGGATCCCTTCGATCAGCTTCATAGCCCTCTCGAGCTGCCCTGATCTTCCCAAAAGCCTGACCATGCACGTGTAATGTTCCAAACGTGGTTCAATACCATGATCTCGAATCATCGACTCAAAACATTCCACACCTTCATCGATTAATCTTGCATTGCTGCATCCGGAAAGAACACCAAGAAACGTCAACGCGTTTGGCTTACAATCACTCTCCTTCATAACGTCGAAGATTCTCAATGCCTCTCTGCTCAGCCCATGCGTTGAGTACCCTGAGATCAACGCGTTCCAAGAAGGCACGACTTTGGTTTCTATCTCGTCGAACACGGATTGTGCGTCTTTGATATCACcacattttgcatacatatctATCAATGAGTTGCTCACTGCTACTTTCTCGGCATTGTTAGTTTTTATCGCCAGGCCATGAACTTGGGCGCCTAGCTCCATGCTTGCCAAAGAAGCACAAACTCCAATAGCACTTGAGCAAGTTACTTCAGTTACAGACACCTGGTTCCTGAGGGCTTCACGAAACAAGCTTAAAGCTTCTTCTGCCTCATCTAGATTCGCATACCCGACAATGATCGTGTTCCAGCTCACCTCGTTCCTATTTGATAACTCAGCAAATAACTTCACAGCGGTATCCATTTTCTCACATTTGGCGTATACATCGATAAGAGCATTTGAGACATAGACATCCAAATCGAACCCACCTTTCACCACAAGACCATGAAGCTGCTTTCCTAAGCCATGATACTTCCCGATGGCACACGCATTCAAGATACTGGTGAAAGTAAACTCGTTGGGAACAACGAAAGCTTTCCTCATTCGGATAAACAGATCAACCGCCTCGTCACAAAACCCGTTCTGGCCAAAACGAGCAATCATAAGACTCCAAGGCACCACATCACTCTTCGGCACCTCGCTGAATACTTTGAGAGCATCAGACATGTCTCCAAGCTGCGTATACAACTGAAGCAAACCAATACCTACACGAGGATCCAACTCGTAACACGTTTTCAAGATTCTCCCATGAACACTCTTGGCATAACCAAACGCGCCTAGCCCAATGCTAGCCTTTAAAGCACAAGCAAAAGTGTAGTTGTTAGGCATGAAACCCTCCATCCCCATACGAGAAAGAAGCTCAAGAGAATCCTCCAAGAACCCATTCTCCACATAGCAAGATACAATCCCAGCCCAAGCAACAACGTCCTTTCTCAAAATCCCCTCAAAAACACTTCTCGCACTATCAACAACCCCACAGACGGCGTAAGCATTGATAAGCGCAGCTCCGACGAAAGCATTGGAGGTGAAACCGAGCTTAACTATAAAAGAATGCAACCACCAACCGATCTCAGCTTTGTCTGCTCTGACGAACCACTTCAAGAAGGAAGTGAACACGTGCGGATTAAGCTTATGACCTTCTCGATGCAGCCTGGTGTAAAGACCAACGGGATCTTCGCACGCGTTGGCTCGACTGAGAGTGACGTACGAGACGTGGTTTCTCTcaggcatttcgtcgaacaggTTCGACGCATCTTTCGGGAAGCCTGTTTTGACGTAGGCGTCGAGGAGAATGTTTGAAGCGAAGAGGTCTAAGCGGATGCCTCGCTTGACGACGTCGCAGTGGATAGCCTTCGTTGAGATTGGGTCGTTTTGATCAATGCAGCGACGGAGTATTCGCCGTAAGTGTGAGAGTCTAAGCATGGGGCTATCGATTCCGACCATTCCAATGCAGACGCAGCGGTTCGAACGGAAAAGTAACATTGTCCAAAGCGTTTAAACCTGCGAATCTCCGACAAAGTAATTGCTCTAAGGAACCCGATCATGTGGATTTCGAGCTTCGAACTTCCGACCGGATCTTTGATTCCGATCACCGGCTAATTGAATCGAACCGCAGGTGAAAAAGGTTTACATGTTAGAGACAAGACATGAGTTCTCATGTTAACACGTTTTCGTAAAGAGGATAAACATTATAGCCCATGAAAAAATGGCCCGGCCCAATTAATATCTTAGGGCGGCCCATGTGAACCGAGTTATTCGATAACCAGATTCAAACTAGGGCTTCAGGGAGTCGTTGCCtataaaataaagatttagCTGGTTTAGCTTTGCAGACAGCGATCTCCATGTGCTTTGTTGTAGGCTACATATTTTTTGATTTGGTTAA includes the following:
- the LOC103846590 gene encoding LOW QUALITY PROTEIN: putative pentatricopeptide repeat-containing protein At5g13230, mitochondrial (The sequence of the model RefSeq protein was modified relative to this genomic sequence to represent the inferred CDS: inserted 1 base in 1 codon), whose amino-acid sequence is MIGFLRAITLSEIRRFKRFGQCYFSVRTAASALEWSESIAPCLDSHTYGXILRRCIDQNDPISTKAIHCDVVKRGIRLDLFASNILLDAYVKTGFPKDASNLFDEMPERNHVSYVTLSRANACEDPVGLYTRLHREGHKLNPHVFTSFLKWFVRADKAEIGWWLHSFIVKLGFTSNAFVGAALINAYAVCGVVDSARSVFEGILRKDVVAWAGIVSCYVENGFLEDSLELLSRMGMEGFMPNNYTFACALKASIGLGAFGYAKSVHGRILKTCYELDPRVGIGLLQLYTQLGDMSDALKVFSEVPKSDVVPWSLMIARFGQNGFCDEAVDLFIRMRKAFVVPNEFTFTSILNACAIGKYHGLGKQLHGLVVKGGFDLDVYVSNALIDVYAKCEKMDTAVKLFAELSNRNEVSWNTIIVGYANLDEAEEALSLFREALRNQVSVTEVTCSSAIGVCASLASMELGAQVHGLAIKTNNAEKVAVSNSLIDMYAKCGDIKDAQSVFDEIETKVVPSWNALISGYSTHGLSREALRIFDVMKESDCKPNALTFLGVLSGCSNARLIDEGVECFESMIRDHGIEPRLEHYTCMVRLLGRSGQLERAMKLIEGIPYEPSVMIWRAMLSASIDQNNVDFARRAAEEILKIDPMDEATYVLLSNMYAGAKEWANVASVRRSMKERGVKKEPGLSWIEHQGDVHYFSVGRLSHHPDMKLVNGMLEWLNRKAKRAGYVPDRNAVLHDMDDEEKDKRLWFHSERLALAFGLVRMPLSRNRILIIKNLRICSDCHSAMKVISSIVKRDLVIRDMNRFHHFHDGVCSCGDYW